Proteins encoded in a region of the Anopheles ziemanni chromosome 2, idAnoZiCoDA_A2_x.2, whole genome shotgun sequence genome:
- the LOC131294293 gene encoding ecdysone-induced protein 74EF-like → MPFIDDELLWSPDNDGRMVDLQACLQTESNQTASQTAELANGGCDLNTLDDQLDNDSDELLRQLTENSFELEQFFQDFPPTEIKVEENNNDLQLDEETSGQLFLQSCNQFLSSAAAAAQLSALSGDPNESDGSLNRLCSGGNDQLLGSSGLTTQQLQEQLLIAQAQGLLQQNRFNNSLLAEKLLQNHHQQQQQQHLEALGVSSNNTNNNHHHPHSNNNNSSSSSSSNGGRANKPPDIVIKGMFNNLAPTGRYNRSKELS, encoded by the exons ATGCCATTTATCGACGATGAGCTGCTGTGGTCCCCGGACAACGATGGACGGATGGTGGATCTGCAGGCGTGTCTGCAAACG GAGAGTAATCAAACGGCAAGCCAAACGGCGGAACTGGCAAACGGTGGCTGTGATTTGAACACGCTCGACGACCAGCTGGACAATGACTCGGATGAGCTGCTGCGGCAGCTGACGGAAAACTCGTTTGAGCTGGAACAGTTTTTCCAAGACTTTCCACCCACCGAAATCAAAGTC gaggaaaacaacaacgatCTGCAGCTGGACGAGGAAACGAGCGGCCAACTCTTCCTCCAGAGCTGCAATCAGTTCCTCTCgtccgctgccgccgccgcccagCTCAGTGCCCTTTCCGGCGACCCGAACGAGTCCGACGGAAGTCTCAACCGACTCTGCTCGGGTGGAAACGATCAGCTGCTAGGCTCTAGCGGTCTCACTACCCAGCAGCTGCAAGAACAGTTGCTAATCGCACAGGCACAGGGTTTGCTGCAGCAGAATCGCTTTAACAATTCGCTGCTCGCCGAAAAACTCCTGCAGAACCAccatcaacaacagcagcaacaaca CTTGGAGGCACTCGGAGTGTCatccaacaacaccaacaacaatcACCACCATCcccacagcaacaacaacaatagcagtagcagtagtagcagTAATGGTGGAAGGGCCAATAAGCCGCCCGATATCGtcatcaaag